A part of Bacillus rossius redtenbacheri isolate Brsri chromosome 1, Brsri_v3, whole genome shotgun sequence genomic DNA contains:
- the LOC134528052 gene encoding telomerase reverse transcriptase-like isoform X2 encodes MNVLKHFGSVESLPEFLKSRRLISINNNEVLDHFQATLVSFKEPLNLSQKRGSKELCWSRICAVLKTLVPPELMHMSMWERLCWEVVDVSVMYLLVTLACVYIPAGSGSYVAINIEVANAMLKAARCRSSSTAQLNTTTECLYELISSSERSQESGESSAPTSQVTSVLNTACSVTSDVSCVSVTAQADSSPASEERAPGSSLNPTSNNPTRARHKRKKKKSEKKTKRQQQLKSTKKTRRSKRKKPLQTVQVIDDRKAYDSSLQISTYTMYYNLALNEKWPHSHVLCTADDAEKVLASVLATSVGVQLGSLPQREHLQKLSRLLQTLMARHRRLSHEQLFKHHARTRHIPGSRPFSSSEVYLFTSDVVRRVVPLDVFGSGRNRRVFLAAVRRLTLLGLHHTMTLGMLMCGMRTSRVKWLNTTVGHAMCQHILAKVMLWLFDYVILLLKCFFYVTEPSSGYCMPAFYWKRHWRDLQRAALADGKFQEVSEAKANIIAAGGNPLGSSFGIGRIRFIPKEKLLRPIQTLRDVSPGTKSAAAKARLLLRQVNQQRGFGPSASLHGRLHAAWRELRVASSGPGLHLVRTDIRDAYGAIDHRKLVGILLQLRRDLLEREPMLLFRTYKAVKLLPGRNNLQVKQHYLFEGLPGVFPANCLLIYSERKSVPGPELFSVLLAYVERQVVKSCRRWYWVTQGLPHGGTLSPALCDLYYGTLESRHLRGMCGPNDRLLRAVDDYLFVTDSRARAQQFASLMMAGFPTYNCRANVQKTQASVALEGVPASSTLNFCGMEIVAGSLEVRGSYDRMRGRDVAYCLQLGCKSHPGSFLENSLRLVLSLKLDRVFLDEVYNSPTTVLQTVYKAALMSAFRLHAIVRCKFLKAGTANRRFFTRIVACTAAKLARLVARNSSPPLSGRSTLSFHVVRWLTFRAYHVKLSRHGGRYKGVVHDVRYLLRRTARELDESMLQRLREVTQDKLPDPFHTMK; translated from the exons ATGAATGTTTTGAAGCATTTTGGAAGCGTCGAGTCATTGCCAGAATTCCTGAAGTCCAGAAGACTAATCAGCATTAACAACAATGAAGTTCTCGATCATTTCCAGGCTACGCTTGTTAGTTTCAAGGAACCTCTGAACCTGTCCCAGAAACGGGGCAGCAAAGAGCTGTGTTGGTCACGGATTTGTGCTGTTTTGAAAACGCTGGTGCCACCAGAGCTGATGCACATGAGCATGTGGGAACGCCTCTGCTGGGAAGTGGTGGACGTCTCAGTGATGTACTTGCTAGTGACCCTGGCGTGTGTGTACATCCCTGCGGGGAGTGGCTCCTACGTGGCGATCAACATCGAGGTTGCAAACGCCATGCTGAAGGCAGCCAGGTGTAGGAGCAGTTCCACGGCGCAACTCAATACGACCACAGAGTGCCTTTACGAGCTCATCTCTAGTTCCGAGAGAAGTCAAGAGAGCGGGGAATCCTCAGCACCCACTTCTCAGGTCACATCTGTCCTGAACACGGCCTGTTCTGTTACTTCCGACGTGTCGTGTGTGTCTGTCACTGCCCAAGCAGATTCATCTCCAGCCAGTGAGGAGCGTGCACCAGGTAGCAGCTTGAACCCAACCTCTAACAATCCCACAAGAGCAAGGCataaaaggaaaaagaaaaaatctgagaagaaaacaaaaaggcagcaacAGTTAAAGTCTACTAAGAAAACGAGACGAAGCAAACGCAAGAAGCCTTTGCAGACTGTGCAAGTGATAGACGATAGGAAAGCCTATGATAGTTCCCTGCAGATTTCAACGTACACTATGTACTACAACCTGGCGCTCAACGAGAAGTGGCCGCACAGCCACGTCCTCTGCACGGCAGACGACGCGGAGAAGGTCCTGGCGAGCGTGCTGGCCACGAGCGTGGGCGTGCAGCTGGGGTCGTTGCCGCAGAGGGAACACCTGCAGAAGCTGTCCCGCCTGCTGCAGACGCTCATGGCACGGCACAGACGCCTGTCCCACGAGCAGCTATTCAAGCACCACGCCCGAACGAGGCACATTCCGGGGAGCCGGCCCTTTTCCAGCAGCGAGGTGTACCTGTTCACGAGCGATGTGGTGCGAAGGGTGGTGCCCCTGGACGTGTTCGGCTCCGGGAGGAACCGCAGGGTGTTCCTGGCGGCAGTGAGGAGGCTCACGCTCCTGGGGCTCCACCACACCATGACCCTGGGCATGCTGATGTGTGGGATGCGCACCTCCAGAGTCAAATGGCTCAACACCACAGTTGGACATGCCATGTGCCAGCACATCCTTGCCAAG GTGATGCTGTGGTTGTTTGACTACGTGATCCTGCTCCTCAAGTGTTTCTTCTACGTGACGGAGCCCTCGTCGGGCTACTGCATGCCGGCGTTCTACTGGAAGAGGCACTGGCGCGACTTGCAGCGGGCGGCGCTGGCTGACGGGAAGTTCCAGGAGGTGTCGGAAGCCAAGGCCAACATCATCGCTGCCGGTGGGAACCCACTCGGGAGCTCGTTCGGCATCGGGAGGATCAGGTTCATCCCGAAGGAGAAGCTCTTGAGACCCATACAGACCCTCAG GGATGTGAGCCCCGGCACGAAGAGCGCAGCGGCGAAGGCCAGGTTGCTCCTGCGCCAGGTGAACCAGCAGCGGGGCTTCGGCCCGTCCGCCTCGCTGCACGGCCGCCTGCACGCCGCGTGGCGGGAGCTGAGGGTCGCCTCCTCCGGGCCGGGGCTGCACCTCGTGAGGACCGACATCCGGGACGCCTACGGCGCCATCGACCACCGCAAGCTGGTGGGCATCCTGCTGCAGCTGAGGAGGGACTTGCTGGAGCGGG AACCTATGCTGCTCTTCAGAACGTACAAAGCTGTGAAACTCCTTCCTGGCAGGAATAACCTTCAAGTGAAGCAACATTACCTGTTCGAGGGTCTTCCTGGAGTGTTTCCTGCCAACTGCCTTTTGATATATTCTGAGAGAAAG TCCGTGCCTGGCCCAGAGCTGTTCTCCGTGCTGCTGGCCTACGTGGAGCGCCAGGTGGTGAAGTCGTGCCGCCGGTGGTACTGGGTGACACAGGGGCTGCCCCACGGGGGCACCCTCTCCCCGGCCCTCTGCGACCTCTACTACGGCACCTTGGAGTCTCGCCACCTGCGCGGGATGTGCGGGCCCAACGACCGGCTGCTGCGTGCCGTCGACGACTACTTGTTCGTGACCGACAGCCGAGCCAGGGCGCAGCA GTTCGCGAGCCTCATGATGGCTGGGTTCCCGACGTACAACTGCCGCGCGAACGTCCAGAAGACGCAGGCGAGCGTGGCGTTGGAGGGTGTCCCGGCCAGCAGCACACTGAACTTCTGCGGGATGGAGATAGTGGCGGGGAGCCTCGAGGTGCGGGGCAGCTACGACAGGATGCGGGGGCGGGACGTGGCGTACTGCCTGCAGCTCGGCTGCAAGAGTCACCCCGGCAG CTTCCTGGAGAACTCACTGCGCCTGGTGTTGTCTCTGAAGTTGGACCGAGTGTTCCTGGATGAGGTGTACAACAGCCCCACCACTGTCCTGCAGACAGTCTACAAGGCGGCCCTGATGAGTGCGTTCAGGCTGCACGCCATCGTTCGGTGCAAGTTCTTGAAGGCAGGGACGGCCAACAGAAGGTTCTTCACGCGCATAGTCGCTTGTACGGCAGCCAAGTTGGCTCGACTTGTGGCCAGGAACTCGAGTCCACCGCTTTCGG GACGTTCGACCTTATCATTCCATGTAGTCCGGTGGTTGACGTTTCGTGCCTACCACGTGAAGCTGTCTCGACATGGTGGAAGGTACAAGGGGGTTGTGCACGATGTGAGATACTTGCTGCGTCGAACGGCGAGGGAGCTTGATGAAAGCATGCTGCAGAGACTTCGAGAAGTCACCCAGGACAAGCTTCCAGATCCTTTTCACACAATGAAGTAG
- the LOC134528052 gene encoding telomerase reverse transcriptase-like isoform X1, which translates to MNVLKHFGSVESLPEFLKSRRLISINNNEVLDHFQATLVSFKEPLNLSQKRGSKELCWSRICAVLKTLVPPELMHMSMWERLCWEVVDVSVMYLLVTLACVYIPAGSGSYVAINIEVANAMLKAARCRSSSTAQLNTTTECLYELISSSERSQESGESSAPTSQVTSVLNTACSVTSDVSCVSVTAQADSSPASEERAPGSSLNPTSNNPTRARHKRKKKKSEKKTKRQQQLKSTKKTRRSKRKKPLQTVQVIDDRKAYDSSLQISTYTMYYNLALNEKWPHSHVLCTADDAEKVLASVLATSVGVQLGSLPQREHLQKLSRLLQTLMARHRRLSHEQLFKHHARTRHIPGSRPFSSSEVYLFTSDVVRRVVPLDVFGSGRNRRVFLAAVRRLTLLGLHHTMTLGMLMCGMRTSRVKWLNTTVGHAMCQHILAKVMLWLFDYVILLLKCFFYVTEPSSGYCMPAFYWKRHWRDLQRAALADGKFQEVSEAKANIIAAGGNPLGSSFGIGRIRFIPKEKLLRPIQTLRDVSPGTKSAAAKARLLLRQVNQQRGFGPSASLHGRLHAAWRELRVASSGPGLHLVRTDIRDAYGAIDHRKLVGILLQLRRDLLERGESRGEPMLLFRTYKAVKLLPGRNNLQVKQHYLFEGLPGVFPANCLLIYSERKSVPGPELFSVLLAYVERQVVKSCRRWYWVTQGLPHGGTLSPALCDLYYGTLESRHLRGMCGPNDRLLRAVDDYLFVTDSRARAQQFASLMMAGFPTYNCRANVQKTQASVALEGVPASSTLNFCGMEIVAGSLEVRGSYDRMRGRDVAYCLQLGCKSHPGSFLENSLRLVLSLKLDRVFLDEVYNSPTTVLQTVYKAALMSAFRLHAIVRCKFLKAGTANRRFFTRIVACTAAKLARLVARNSSPPLSGRSTLSFHVVRWLTFRAYHVKLSRHGGRYKGVVHDVRYLLRRTARELDESMLQRLREVTQDKLPDPFHTMK; encoded by the exons ATGAATGTTTTGAAGCATTTTGGAAGCGTCGAGTCATTGCCAGAATTCCTGAAGTCCAGAAGACTAATCAGCATTAACAACAATGAAGTTCTCGATCATTTCCAGGCTACGCTTGTTAGTTTCAAGGAACCTCTGAACCTGTCCCAGAAACGGGGCAGCAAAGAGCTGTGTTGGTCACGGATTTGTGCTGTTTTGAAAACGCTGGTGCCACCAGAGCTGATGCACATGAGCATGTGGGAACGCCTCTGCTGGGAAGTGGTGGACGTCTCAGTGATGTACTTGCTAGTGACCCTGGCGTGTGTGTACATCCCTGCGGGGAGTGGCTCCTACGTGGCGATCAACATCGAGGTTGCAAACGCCATGCTGAAGGCAGCCAGGTGTAGGAGCAGTTCCACGGCGCAACTCAATACGACCACAGAGTGCCTTTACGAGCTCATCTCTAGTTCCGAGAGAAGTCAAGAGAGCGGGGAATCCTCAGCACCCACTTCTCAGGTCACATCTGTCCTGAACACGGCCTGTTCTGTTACTTCCGACGTGTCGTGTGTGTCTGTCACTGCCCAAGCAGATTCATCTCCAGCCAGTGAGGAGCGTGCACCAGGTAGCAGCTTGAACCCAACCTCTAACAATCCCACAAGAGCAAGGCataaaaggaaaaagaaaaaatctgagaagaaaacaaaaaggcagcaacAGTTAAAGTCTACTAAGAAAACGAGACGAAGCAAACGCAAGAAGCCTTTGCAGACTGTGCAAGTGATAGACGATAGGAAAGCCTATGATAGTTCCCTGCAGATTTCAACGTACACTATGTACTACAACCTGGCGCTCAACGAGAAGTGGCCGCACAGCCACGTCCTCTGCACGGCAGACGACGCGGAGAAGGTCCTGGCGAGCGTGCTGGCCACGAGCGTGGGCGTGCAGCTGGGGTCGTTGCCGCAGAGGGAACACCTGCAGAAGCTGTCCCGCCTGCTGCAGACGCTCATGGCACGGCACAGACGCCTGTCCCACGAGCAGCTATTCAAGCACCACGCCCGAACGAGGCACATTCCGGGGAGCCGGCCCTTTTCCAGCAGCGAGGTGTACCTGTTCACGAGCGATGTGGTGCGAAGGGTGGTGCCCCTGGACGTGTTCGGCTCCGGGAGGAACCGCAGGGTGTTCCTGGCGGCAGTGAGGAGGCTCACGCTCCTGGGGCTCCACCACACCATGACCCTGGGCATGCTGATGTGTGGGATGCGCACCTCCAGAGTCAAATGGCTCAACACCACAGTTGGACATGCCATGTGCCAGCACATCCTTGCCAAG GTGATGCTGTGGTTGTTTGACTACGTGATCCTGCTCCTCAAGTGTTTCTTCTACGTGACGGAGCCCTCGTCGGGCTACTGCATGCCGGCGTTCTACTGGAAGAGGCACTGGCGCGACTTGCAGCGGGCGGCGCTGGCTGACGGGAAGTTCCAGGAGGTGTCGGAAGCCAAGGCCAACATCATCGCTGCCGGTGGGAACCCACTCGGGAGCTCGTTCGGCATCGGGAGGATCAGGTTCATCCCGAAGGAGAAGCTCTTGAGACCCATACAGACCCTCAG GGATGTGAGCCCCGGCACGAAGAGCGCAGCGGCGAAGGCCAGGTTGCTCCTGCGCCAGGTGAACCAGCAGCGGGGCTTCGGCCCGTCCGCCTCGCTGCACGGCCGCCTGCACGCCGCGTGGCGGGAGCTGAGGGTCGCCTCCTCCGGGCCGGGGCTGCACCTCGTGAGGACCGACATCCGGGACGCCTACGGCGCCATCGACCACCGCAAGCTGGTGGGCATCCTGCTGCAGCTGAGGAGGGACTTGCTGGAGCGGGGTGAGTCCCGTGGAG AACCTATGCTGCTCTTCAGAACGTACAAAGCTGTGAAACTCCTTCCTGGCAGGAATAACCTTCAAGTGAAGCAACATTACCTGTTCGAGGGTCTTCCTGGAGTGTTTCCTGCCAACTGCCTTTTGATATATTCTGAGAGAAAG TCCGTGCCTGGCCCAGAGCTGTTCTCCGTGCTGCTGGCCTACGTGGAGCGCCAGGTGGTGAAGTCGTGCCGCCGGTGGTACTGGGTGACACAGGGGCTGCCCCACGGGGGCACCCTCTCCCCGGCCCTCTGCGACCTCTACTACGGCACCTTGGAGTCTCGCCACCTGCGCGGGATGTGCGGGCCCAACGACCGGCTGCTGCGTGCCGTCGACGACTACTTGTTCGTGACCGACAGCCGAGCCAGGGCGCAGCA GTTCGCGAGCCTCATGATGGCTGGGTTCCCGACGTACAACTGCCGCGCGAACGTCCAGAAGACGCAGGCGAGCGTGGCGTTGGAGGGTGTCCCGGCCAGCAGCACACTGAACTTCTGCGGGATGGAGATAGTGGCGGGGAGCCTCGAGGTGCGGGGCAGCTACGACAGGATGCGGGGGCGGGACGTGGCGTACTGCCTGCAGCTCGGCTGCAAGAGTCACCCCGGCAG CTTCCTGGAGAACTCACTGCGCCTGGTGTTGTCTCTGAAGTTGGACCGAGTGTTCCTGGATGAGGTGTACAACAGCCCCACCACTGTCCTGCAGACAGTCTACAAGGCGGCCCTGATGAGTGCGTTCAGGCTGCACGCCATCGTTCGGTGCAAGTTCTTGAAGGCAGGGACGGCCAACAGAAGGTTCTTCACGCGCATAGTCGCTTGTACGGCAGCCAAGTTGGCTCGACTTGTGGCCAGGAACTCGAGTCCACCGCTTTCGG GACGTTCGACCTTATCATTCCATGTAGTCCGGTGGTTGACGTTTCGTGCCTACCACGTGAAGCTGTCTCGACATGGTGGAAGGTACAAGGGGGTTGTGCACGATGTGAGATACTTGCTGCGTCGAACGGCGAGGGAGCTTGATGAAAGCATGCTGCAGAGACTTCGAGAAGTCACCCAGGACAAGCTTCCAGATCCTTTTCACACAATGAAGTAG